In Streptobacillus canis, the genomic window TTTTGTTTCTTTTTTCTCGAAAAATTTTAATACTTTTTCAGCACCTTTCATTTCAACTTTAAATTTATTGAAAAACTTTTGAAATACTTCTAAATCTTTTTTTATATATTTCCCTCTTGTTTGAATATCTTGATTTTCATCAAAAACATACTCACCTTTATTATTTTCAACAAATCTTAATAAATTTTCTTTTTTATCATTATCTCTTGTAATAACACAAGTTCTAACAATAACGTTACTCTTGTTCTTCTCTCTCTTCTTCTCCAACTTCATCACTCGCCTCTATATTTACTCTTAATTTACATAGTTTACCAGCTAGTTTAGAGTTAACACCTTTTTTACCTATAGCAAGTGTTAATTGACTAGAATCAACTTCAACTTTAGCAACTATTTCATCATTATTTTTTACTATTTCAACTGAGAAAATTTCTGCAGGGTAAAGTGCGTTCTTAACAAATAATCTTTGATCTTCATTCCACTCTACTAATTCAATTTTTTCTCCATTTAACTCATTTATTATATTGTTAATTCTTATTCCATCTTTACCAATACAAGACCCTTTTAAATCAATGTTTTGATCATCTGAATAAAGAGCAACTTTTGCTTTAACACCTGGTTCTCTAGCTATATTTTTAATTATTATACTACCTGAAGCTACTTCTGGTATTTCTCTTTCAAATAATTTATAAATTAATCTATCATCAGTTCTTGTAATATCTACTTTAGGGAATTTTCCAGTTGTATCTACATTTCTAATATATGCTACTAATCTATCTCCAACTTGTATTTTATCAAGTTCTGTTAATTCTCTAAATGGAATTACTGCATCTAATCCATTCATACCAATATATAGATTACCATTTTCTTCAATTCTTCTTACAACTACATTTACCATTTGATGCTCTACAGCTTTTAATTGTCTACAAATTGATTCTTTTTCTTGCTCTCTTACATATTGAATGATTATTGATTTAGCTCTTTGAATAGCATTTCTATTAAACTCATCTGCATTCAATTCTATTTTTAAATAATCTCCAACTTTAATTCTTTTTTTGTATTCTTTAGCTTTTGTTAATGTTATTTCTGTTGTATCGTTATATACTTTAACTTCATCATCTATTATTAACTTTTCACAGAACATTTTTACATCTCCTGTTACTTGGTCTATTTCTATTTCAAGATTTTCTTGATCATTAAAATCTTTTTTATAGGCAGCAAGTAATCCAGTTTTTAATCTTTCTAATAACTCACCTTTTTGTATACCCTTTTCTTTTTCTAATTCTTCTATCGCATCTAAAAATGTTGCTTTATCTTTAGACTTCATTTTCAACATCCTCCTTAAATA contains:
- the nusA gene encoding transcription termination factor NusA — its product is MKSKDKATFLDAIEELEKEKGIQKGELLERLKTGLLAAYKKDFNDQENLEIEIDQVTGDVKMFCEKLIIDDEVKVYNDTTEITLTKAKEYKKRIKVGDYLKIELNADEFNRNAIQRAKSIIIQYVREQEKESICRQLKAVEHQMVNVVVRRIEENGNLYIGMNGLDAVIPFRELTELDKIQVGDRLVAYIRNVDTTGKFPKVDITRTDDRLIYKLFEREIPEVASGSIIIKNIAREPGVKAKVALYSDDQNIDLKGSCIGKDGIRINNIINELNGEKIELVEWNEDQRLFVKNALYPAEIFSVEIVKNNDEIVAKVEVDSSQLTLAIGKKGVNSKLAGKLCKLRVNIEASDEVGEEEREEQE